In one Vicia villosa cultivar HV-30 ecotype Madison, WI unplaced genomic scaffold, Vvil1.0 ctg.000345F_1_1, whole genome shotgun sequence genomic region, the following are encoded:
- the LOC131627040 gene encoding ABC transporter B family member 15-like translates to MGGEDQKNVSFVKTKKTNNASFRSIFMHADILDWFFMVFGSLGAISDGTMVPVVVFITGQIMNSMGGFSGSSISNFVHSINENAVIVLYVACVSFVACFLEGYCWTRTGERQATRMRARYMKAVLRQEVAYFDLHVTSTSDVITNVSADSLVIQEVLSDKVPDFLKNMSRFIGSYIVAFISLWRLAIVGFPFVVLLVVPGFVYKRTLMGLARKIRQEYNQAGTIVEQTISSIRTVYSFVGETKTIAAFSDALEGSVKLGLKQGLAKGLVIGINGLSFAIWALIVYYGSILVMYHGAKGGNVFAVGILFTIGGIALGASLSNVRYFTDASAAGERIMEVIKRVPKIDSENMEGEILEKVSGEVEFNHVEFVYPSRPESVILNDFCLKVPSGKTVALVGGSGSGKSTVISLLQRFYDPIGGEILFDGVAIHKLQLKWLRSQMGLVSQEPALFATSIKENILFGREDATYEDVVDAAKASNAHNFISILPQGYDTQVGERGIQMSGGQKQRIAIARAIIKMPRILLLDEATSALDSESERVVQQALDKAVVGRTTIIIAHRLSTIQNADIIAFVQNGRIVETGSHESLIQNDNSLYTSLVRLQQTKNDQNDDTPSIISIDHMQNTNSYRLATHSSSFDSITHGSGGGDIVNDKNVVGDIVNNVEVFNNNNNEKREKKEKVKVPSFRRLLAMNLPEWKHVSLGCLNAILLGAVQPVYAFSTGSAASIYFLEDHDEIKKQIRIYAFCFLGLALSTMVFNVLQHYSFAYMGEYLTKRVRERMFSKILTFEVGWFDEDQNSTGAVCSRLAVEANLVRSLVGDRLSLMIQTISAVAVTFTMGLIITWRLSIVMLAVQPISIICFYVRCALLNNMSSKAIKAQDESSKIAAEAVTNLRTITSFSSQNRILKMLEKSQEGPSHESIRQSWFAGIGLACSQSIIFCTRALNFWYGGKLVSQGYITKNAFFETTMIWISTGKVIAEAASSMTNDFAKGSSAVGSIFAILDRYTKIEPDDIDGYKVEKLIGEIELHDVHFAYPARPSMMIFQGFSIKIDAGKSTALVGESGSGKSTIIGLIERFYDSLKGTVTIDGRDIKSYNLRSLRKHIALVSQEPTLFGGTIRDNIAYGAYDDKVDESEIIEAAKVAKAHDFISSLKDGYETWCGDKGVQLSGGQKQRIAIARAILKNPEVLLLDEATSALDSQSEKLVQDALERVMVGRTSVVVAHRLSTIQNCDLIAVLDKGSVVEKGTHSSLLAKGPSGAYYSLVSLQTRPPNTIVDSSHEIN, encoded by the exons AATGCAGTTATTGTGTTATACGTGGCTTGTGTCTCTTTTGTTGCTTGCTTCCTAG AGGGTTATTGTTGGACAAGAACAGGTGAAAGACAAGCTACAAGAATGAGAGCTAGGTACATGAAAGCAGTTCTAAGACAAGAAGTTGCATACTTTGATTTGCATGTTACAAGTACATCAGATGTCATCACTAATGTCTCTGCTGACAGCCTAGTAATTCAAGAAGTTCTAAGTGACAAG GTTCCAGATTTTTTGAAGAATATGTCTCGATTCATTGGGAGCTATATAGTGGCATTTATATCATTGTGGAGATTGGCCATTGTTGGATTCCCTTTTGTAGTTCTACTTGTTGTTCCTGGTTTCGTGTATAAGAGGACTTTGATGGGGTTGGCTAGAAAAATCAGACAAGAGTATAACCAAGCTGGTACAATAGTAGAACAAACAATATCCTCTATCAGAACTGTTTATTCTTTTGTAGGAGAAACCAAAACCATAGCTGCTTTCTCTGATGCTTTAGAAGGATCTGTGAAGTTGGGATTGAAACAAGGCTTAGCTAAAGGCTTAGTCATTGGAATCAATGGTCTTAGTTTTGCTATATGGGCTTTAATTGTCTATTATGGTAGCATATTAGTCATGTATCATGGTGCTAAAGGTGGTAATGTATTTGCTGTTGGAATATTATTTACAATTGGTGGAAT AGCTTTAGGAGCTAGTTTATCCAATGTGAGATACTTCACAGATGCAAGTGCTGCAGGCGAAAGAATAATGGAAGTGATAAAAAGAGTTCCTAAGATTGATTCAGAAAACATGGAAGGTGAAATTCTAGAGAAAGTGTCGGGGGAAGTTGAATTCAACCACGTTGAATTTGTGTATCCGTCAAGGCCAGAAAGTGTGATCTTAAATGATTTTTGCTTAAAAGTTCCATCAGGTAAAACAGTTGCATTAGTAGGAGGAAGTGGTTCGGGAAAATCGACTGTAATATCACTTTTGCAAAGGTTTTATGATCCAATTGGTGGAGAGATTCTTTTTGATGGAGTTGCTATTCATAAGTTGCAACTCAAATGGCTTAGATCTCAAATGGGATTGGTGAGTCAAGAACCTGCTTTGTTTGCAACAAGTATTAAAGAGAATATACTTTTTGGAAGAGAGGACGCTACATATGAAGATGTCGTTGATGCTGCTAAAGCTTCTAATGCTCATAATTTCATTTCAATATTGCCACAAGGATATGATACTCAG GTTGGGGAGAGGGGAATACAAATGTCAGGAGGACAAAAGCAGAGGATTGCCATCGCAAGAGCCATAATAAAAATGCCAAGAATTCTATTGCTAGATGAAGCAACAAGTGCACTCGATTCTGAATCCGAACGAGTCGTCCAACAAGCTTTAGACAAAGCTGTGGTTGGACGCACCACCATCATCATCGCTCACCGCTTATCCACCATCCAAAATGCAGACATCATTGCATTTGTTCAAAATGGTAGAATCGTAGAAACGGGATCTCACGAGAGCCTCATTCAAAACGACAATTCACTTTACACTTCCCTTGTTCGTCtccaacaaaccaaaaatgaccAAAATGACGATACTCCATCTATCATTAGTATAGATCACATGCAAAACACAAATAGTTATAGACTCGCGACTCATTCTAGCTCCTTCGACTCAATAACACATGGTAGTGGTGGTGGTGATATTGTTAACGATAAAAATGTTGTAGGAGATATCGTTAATAATGTAGAggtatttaataataataataatgaaaagagggagaagaaggagaaggTAAAGGTTCCTTCATTTCGAAGGTTGTTGGCGATGAATTTGCCAGAGTGGAAGCATGTGAGTTTGGGGTGTTTGAACGCGATTTTATTGGGTGCTGTTCAACCTGTGTATGCATTTTCAACAGGGTCAGCTGCATCAATTTATTTTCTGGAGGACCATGATGAGATCAAGAAGCAAATTAGGATCTATGCATTTTGTTTTCTAGGGTTGGCTTTGTCGACAATGGTTTTTAATGTGCTTCAACATTATAGCTTTGCTTACATGGGAGAGTACTTGACTAAGAGGGTTAGAGaaagaatgttttcaaagatACTCACTTTTGAAGTTGGTTGGTTTGATGAGGATCAAAATTCTACAGGTGCTGTTTGCTCCAGACTTGCCGTAGAAGCCAATCTG GTAAGATCGTTGGTGGGGGATAGATTGTCACTAATGATACAAACTATATCAGCAGTGGCAGTAACATTTACAATGGGCCTAATCATTACTTGGAGACTATCCATTGTTATGCTAGCAGTTCAGCCAATTAGCATAATATGTTTCTACGTAAGGTGTGCCCTTCTAAATAACATGTCAAGCAAAGCCATTAAGGCCCAAGATGAAAGTAGCAAAATAGCTGCTGAAGCTGTTACAAATCTAAGAACCATCACGTCTTTTTCATCACAAAATAGAATCCTTAAAATGCTTGAAAAATCCCAAGAAGGCCCAAGTCATGAAAGTATTAGGCAATCATGGTTTGCAGGCATTGGGCTTGCATGTTCACAAAGCATCATTTTTTGCACTAGGGCCTTAAACTTTTGGTATGGAGGAAAACTTGTGTCACAAGGAtatataacaaaaaatgctttttttGAGACTACTATGATTTGGATAAGCACTGGAAAAGTTATTGCTGAGGCTGCTAGTAGCATGACTAATGATTTTGCTAAAGGTTCCAGTGCCGTTGGATCAATTTTCGCAATCCTTGATAGGTATACAAAAATTGAGCCAGATGATATAGATGGTTACAAGGTTGAAAAATTAATAGGAGAAATTGAACTTCATGATGTACATTTTGCATATCCGGCTAGGCCTAGTATGATGATCTTTCAAGGGTTCTCTATTAAAATTGACGCCGGAAAATCAACAGCATTGGTCGGGGAAAGTGGTTCAGGAAAATCAACAATCATAGGACTAATTGAGAGATTCTATGATTCTTTGAAAGGGACGGTGACAATAGATGGTAGAGACATAAAGTCTTATAATCTAAGATCATTAAGGAAACACATTGCACTTGTGAGTCAAGAACCAACATTGTTTGGTGGTACCATAAGGGACAATATAGCATATGGAGCATATGATGATAAAGTTGATGAAAGTGAGATCATTGAGGCTGCAAAGGTTGCAAAGGCACATGATTTCATATCAAGCTTAAAAGATGGTTATGAGACATGGTGTGGTGATAAAGGAGTTCAACTTAGTGGTGGTCAAAAACAAAGAATTGCAATAGCCAGAGCTATATTGAAGAATCCAGAGGTGTTACTTTTGGATGAAGCAACAAGTGCACTTGATAGTCAATCAGAGAAATTAGTGCAGGATGCTTTAGAAAGGGTTATGGTTGGAAGGACAAGTGTGGTTGTGGCTCATAGGTTGAGCACTATACAAAACTGTGATTTGATTGCTGTTTTGGATAAGGGAAGTGTTGTTGAGAAAGGAACACATTCATCTTTGTTGGCTAAGGGACCAAGTGGAGCTTATTACTCTTTGGTGAGTTTACAAACAAGACCACCCAACACAATTGTTGATTCTTCACATGAAATCAACTAA